In a single window of the Nodularia spumigena CCY9414 genome:
- the sbcC gene encoding exonuclease subunit SbcC produces MIPVQLILKNFLSYRDATLDFRGLHTACICGSNGAGKSSLLEAITWAIWGQSRAGVEDDVIHSGAKEVRVDYVFQCNQQKYRVIRTRVRGASGVLEFQIETASGFRALTGKGVRATQDLILQHIKLDYDTFINSAYLRQGRADEFMIKRPSERKEILAELLKLNQYDQLEERAKETYRQFKARAEELERSLESSQIQLQQQEATQAQKTELETELNQLQQVQAFENIQLQSLQVVQHQRQNWEQQLHFVKQQHQNLTQDGDRLQQEQSAVQTQLSDLEAILNQEAEINTGFTQYQTLQAQEEAFATKFQAYTRATALLQQKQQELTNQIHALERELQQVEGQLVALEQQEPEIQHTLNKSAEVEAALTQLTAARRRVTELDELQMQVSPLLQQRQNLQSQLDRVHAGLVARLEQLQATENQLQRSSQRQPQLQQAAKDLEIQISQMEKDKVYLQRVQEKGQERRHFMERLQAQQREYERLLAELEQKLEMLRTPDAMCPLCERPLDEHHWNRVVDKTKDEYQDTEGQLWVFREQKAVSDREIQVLRQEYREILQKVSPYDTLREQRGQLAAQLQSTSDADQQLQELAAEKQHLERSLQAGDYAPDKQAELQQLAEYLQQLNYNEQDHALARSEVERWRWAEIKQGQIKDAAKRQAQIVARKPELQASISQLQTRIQQDKIDSDCAKEIAQLERQISEIAYSSEEHHNLRVAVRQAQSWQLRYQQLLSAQQQYPQLQQRWQDLEVSRRERLEERQKLLTQIESISQELVKSANPTQEITVLEQQIQTRRRQLDDKIANLGRLEQLMLQLETLQNQYEQQQQQLQSCQQEQRVYQELAQAFGKNGIQALMIENVLPQLEAETNQLLSRLSANQLHVQFITQKSGRSSKAKKKDAKLIDTLDILIADSRGTRAYETYSGGEAFRINFAIRLALAKLLAQRAGAALQLLIIDEGFGTQDAEGCDRLIASINAIACDFACILTVTHMPHLKEAFQARIEVNKTQQGSQVSLSI; encoded by the coding sequence ATGATTCCAGTCCAACTTATCCTCAAAAACTTCCTCAGTTACCGTGATGCAACTTTAGATTTTCGCGGTTTGCATACGGCTTGTATTTGTGGTTCTAATGGTGCGGGTAAATCTTCTCTTTTAGAAGCAATCACATGGGCAATTTGGGGTCAAAGCCGTGCCGGTGTTGAAGATGATGTGATTCATTCGGGTGCAAAAGAAGTTCGGGTTGATTATGTGTTTCAATGTAATCAGCAAAAATATCGCGTAATTCGCACCAGAGTTCGGGGTGCTAGTGGTGTCTTAGAATTTCAAATAGAAACAGCTTCGGGGTTTCGCGCCTTGACTGGGAAAGGAGTCAGAGCTACACAGGATTTAATTTTACAACATATCAAACTGGATTACGACACTTTTATTAATTCGGCTTACTTGCGTCAAGGTCGTGCTGATGAGTTCATGATCAAGCGTCCCAGTGAACGTAAGGAAATTTTAGCAGAATTATTAAAACTGAATCAATATGATCAATTGGAAGAACGGGCAAAAGAGACATACCGCCAGTTTAAGGCGAGAGCGGAAGAGTTAGAGCGTTCTTTGGAATCGAGCCAAATTCAGTTACAACAACAAGAAGCAACACAAGCCCAAAAAACAGAGTTAGAAACTGAACTCAACCAATTGCAACAAGTTCAGGCTTTTGAGAATATTCAATTACAAAGTTTGCAAGTTGTTCAGCACCAGCGCCAAAATTGGGAACAACAGCTGCATTTTGTCAAGCAACAACATCAAAATTTAACTCAAGATGGCGATCGCTTGCAACAAGAACAGTCAGCAGTTCAAACTCAGTTATCAGATTTAGAAGCCATCTTAAATCAGGAAGCTGAAATTAACACTGGTTTTACACAATATCAAACTCTCCAAGCTCAAGAAGAAGCTTTTGCGACTAAATTTCAAGCATATACCCGTGCAACGGCTTTACTTCAACAAAAGCAACAGGAATTAACTAACCAAATACACGCACTAGAAAGGGAACTGCAACAAGTTGAAGGACAATTAGTTGCATTAGAACAACAAGAGCCAGAAATTCAGCACACTCTCAATAAATCGGCGGAAGTCGAAGCAGCTTTAACCCAACTTACCGCAGCTCGTCGCCGTGTGACTGAATTAGATGAATTGCAAATGCAGGTTTCTCCTTTATTGCAACAACGGCAAAATTTGCAAAGTCAACTGGATAGGGTTCATGCTGGTTTAGTAGCGCGTCTAGAACAGTTACAAGCTACAGAAAACCAACTACAACGCTCCTCACAACGTCAACCGCAATTACAACAAGCGGCGAAAGACTTAGAAATCCAGATTTCGCAAATGGAGAAAGACAAAGTTTATTTGCAACGAGTTCAGGAAAAAGGCCAGGAAAGACGGCATTTTATGGAACGTCTGCAAGCTCAACAGCGAGAATATGAAAGATTATTGGCTGAATTGGAGCAAAAACTGGAAATGCTTCGCACCCCTGATGCAATGTGTCCTCTGTGTGAGCGTCCTTTAGATGAACATCATTGGAATCGTGTGGTAGACAAAACCAAAGATGAGTATCAGGATACTGAGGGACAATTGTGGGTATTCCGGGAACAAAAAGCAGTGTCAGACCGAGAAATTCAGGTACTGAGGCAAGAATATCGGGAGATATTGCAAAAGGTATCACCTTATGATACACTCAGAGAACAAAGAGGTCAATTAGCCGCACAACTGCAATCAACCAGTGATGCTGACCAACAATTACAAGAACTAGCTGCGGAAAAACAACATTTAGAGCGATCGCTGCAAGCAGGTGATTACGCCCCAGACAAACAGGCGGAATTGCAACAATTAGCAGAATATTTACAACAACTGAATTATAATGAACAAGACCATGCTCTGGCTAGAAGTGAAGTAGAGCGTTGGCGATGGGCAGAAATTAAACAAGGGCAAATTAAAGACGCAGCCAAGCGACAAGCTCAAATAGTCGCCCGCAAGCCAGAGTTACAAGCAAGCATTTCTCAATTACAGACTCGAATTCAGCAGGATAAAATTGATTCTGACTGTGCAAAAGAAATTGCTCAACTTGAGCGTCAGATTTCGGAAATTGCTTACAGTTCAGAGGAACATCATAACCTGCGCGTAGCTGTCCGCCAAGCCCAATCTTGGCAATTACGTTATCAACAACTTTTATCAGCCCAACAGCAGTATCCCCAACTCCAGCAAAGATGGCAAGATTTAGAGGTTTCCAGAAGAGAGAGATTGGAAGAACGGCAAAAACTGCTGACTCAAATTGAAAGTATTTCTCAAGAGTTAGTTAAATCAGCTAACCCCACTCAGGAAATTACTGTTTTAGAGCAGCAAATTCAAACCCGTCGCCGGCAACTTGATGATAAAATAGCGAATCTGGGGCGTTTGGAACAGTTGATGCTGCAATTAGAAACTTTGCAAAATCAGTATGAGCAACAGCAGCAGCAATTACAATCTTGTCAGCAGGAACAACGAGTTTATCAGGAATTGGCGCAGGCGTTTGGTAAAAATGGCATCCAAGCACTGATGATTGAAAATGTCTTACCCCAATTGGAAGCTGAGACAAATCAACTGTTATCGCGGTTGAGTGCTAATCAATTGCACGTACAATTTATTACTCAGAAATCTGGGCGGAGTAGTAAGGCGAAGAAGAAAGATGCGAAGCTGATTGATACTTTAGATATTTTAATTGCTGATTCTAGGGGAACGCGAGCTTATGAAACTTACTCTGGTGGGGAAGCTTTTAGAATTAATTTTGCTATCCGTTTAGCTCTGGCGAAATTATTGGCTCAGAGGGCAGGGGCGGCTTTACAATTGTTAATTATAGATGAAGGCTTTGGGACTCAGGATGCCGAAGGATGCGATCGCTTGATTGCGTCCATAAATGCGATCGCTTGTGATTTCGCCTGTATCCTCACTGTAACACATATGCCCCACCTCAAAGAAGCCTTTCAAGCCCGCATAGAGGTTAATAAAACCCAGCAAGGTTCCCAAGTCAGTTTGTCAATTTAA